A DNA window from Onychostoma macrolepis isolate SWU-2019 chromosome 13, ASM1243209v1, whole genome shotgun sequence contains the following coding sequences:
- the epcam gene encoding epithelial cell adhesion molecule — protein MKVLVALFVAVLVEVAASCTCASMKWAVCEPDPCRCTLQLTRDVMQPLDCTKLIPKCFLMKAEMFRARNNLTTRSIGGKPVESAFVDNDGIYDPMCESTGQFKAVQCNGTEVCWCVNSAGVRRSDKGDKNLKCEPVETYWVRLQMRHKETTAPADLAKWRTGIENTLLARYKLDKKFVSEVQYDKDGRLLIVDVKKPMGSADPDLSLMTYYMEKDVKVLPLFKDAQPFEVSVEGSKVSMDDILVYYVDEKAPTFTMQRVTGGIIAVIVVVSLIVIAGFLVIYFLARRQKAMYSKAQAREMETMS, from the exons ATGAAGGTTTTAGTCGCCTTGTTTGTTGCGGTGTTAGTGGAAGTGGCCGCCTCAT GTACTTGTGCCAGTATGAAGTGGGCTGTGTGTGAGCCTGACCCATGCCGGTGCACTCTTCAATTAACTAGGGATGTGATGCAACCGCTTGATTGTACAAAAT TGATTCCCAAGTGCTTCCTCATGAAAGCGGAGATGTTTCGCGCCAGGAACAACCTGACCACAAGATCAATTGGTGGGAAGCCGGTAGAATCGGCCTTTGTGGACAATGACGGCATCTATGACCCAATGTGTGAGAGTACTGGGCAGTTCAAGGCTGTCCAATGTAATGGCACTGAAGTGTGCTGGTGCGTCAACAGTGCCGGTGTGCGCAGAAGTGACAAGGGAGACAAGAACCTCAAGTGTGAGCCTGTGGAGACCTA TTGGGTTCGTCTGCAAATGAGGCATAAAGAGACGACTGCTCCTGCCGATCTTGCCAAATGGAGGAC tggaATTGAAAATACTTTACTGGCTCGTTACAAGTTGGATAAGAAATTTGTGTCTGAGGTTCAG TATGACAAAGATGGCCGTCTCCTCATTGTGGATGTGAAAAAGCCTATGGGATCTGCTGATCCAGACCTGTCCCTCATGACTTACTACATGGAGAAGGAT GTCAAAGTTCTGCCCCTCTTTAAAGACGCTCAACCATTTGAAGTCAGTGTTGAGGGATCAAAGGTGTCCATGGACGACATCCTGGTGTACTATGTAGATGAAAAGGCACCCACCTTCACCATGCAGAGGGTGACTGGTGGTATCATTGCTGTCATTGTGGTGGTCAGCTTGATTGTGATTGCAGGATTCCTGGTTATT TACTTCCTCGCACGGCGACAGAAGGCCATGTACAGTAAAGCACAG GCCAGAGAGATGGAGACCATGTCTTAA
- the LOC131552601 gene encoding uncharacterized protein LOC131552601: MAITSTQGSPLTSTGGNISSLPSETCSLGLARERLNLDAAGLPPKVIETIQNVRAASTRSLYNLKWRVFEGWCADRNIVPFLCSASDVMCFLQDLLDKGRAFSTVKVYLAAISACHVGLNTGTIGQHPLVCRFMRGACIEVSKLLVPPWDLSIVLNALSKAPFEPIDNIALKLLTLKTALLLALTTAKRVSELHALSIHSSCMMFAPGGRRVTFRPNPAFVPKVFDHAGAVQSVDLLAFHPPPFSSPEEERLHSLCPVRSLYTYVQRTCTLRKSNQLFVSWADSYKGKPISRQRLSHWVVEAIVLCYNNMNKEPPIGLRAHSTRGMATSWALFKGISIQEICAAASWSSPHTFARFYRLDVTEPSLAHSVLGVSSQGV; the protein is encoded by the coding sequence ATGGCCATTACCAGCACgcagggatctcctctcacaagcACGGGGGGAAATATTTCATCCCTCCCCTCAGAAACTTGCTCTCTGGGCCTGGCCCGTGAGAGGCTAAATCTGGATGCAGCTGGGTTACCTCCGAAAGTGATAGAGACAATTCAGAACGTGAGGGCTGCCTCGACACGTTCTTTATATAATCTCAAATGGAGGGTGTTTGAGGGATGGTGCGCCGATAGAAACATTGTTCCTTTCTTGTGTTCAGCTTCGGATGTGATGTGCTTCCTACAGGACCTTCTGGACAAGGGCAGAGCCTTTTCTACAGTTAAGGTTTATCTGGCCGCTATCTCGGCATGTCATGTGGGTCTTAACACGGGTACTATTGGCCAACACCCTCTCGTCTGTCGATTTATGAGAGGGGCATGTATCGAAGTATCGAAGCTGCTGGTCCCGCCTTGGGATTTGTCCATAGTTCTGAACGCGCTCTCAAAAGCCCCTTTCGAACCCATTGATAACATTGCCTTGAAGCTGCTCACTTTGAAGACGGCTCTGTTACTTGCTCTCACTACAGCAAAAAGGGTGAGTGAGCTACATGCTTTATCTATTCACTCCTCATGTATGATGTTTGCTCCGGGGGGTCGAAGAGTAACTTTTAGACCTAACCCGGCGTTTGTGCCTAAAGTGTTTGATCACGCTGGTGCAGTTCAATCAGTGGACCTGCTAGCTTTTCATCCACCGCCCTTTTCATCCCCAGAGGAGGAGAGGTTACACAGTTTATGTCCGGTTCGTTCTCTGTATACGTATGTTCAGAGAACCTGCACACTTCGTAAGAGCAATCAGCTTTTTGTCTCATGGGCTGACTCTTACAAAGGAAAGCCTATCTCCCGTCAGCGTCTTTCCCACTGGGTGGTGGAGGCTATCGTGTTatgttacaataatatgaataaagAGCCCCCAATAGGATTACGAGCACACTCAACTAGAGGTATGGCTACATCCTGGGCTCTGTTTAAGGGCATTTCTATTCAAGAAATTTGCGCGGCAGCCAGCTGGTCTTCTCCGCACACATTTGCTCGTTTCTATAGACTGGATGTGACAGAACCATCTCTGGCCCACTCAGTTCTGGGAGTGAGTAGTCAGGGGGtataa